In the genome of Myxococcus stipitatus, one region contains:
- the sctQ gene encoding type III secretion system cytoplasmic ring protein SctQ, translating into MSVEPDDEGPGMHERTMLVDLRQLKPLRAPPVEQPPEEPVAAPEPAAEDPDTLDQVARSWAPFTFKGLEKVSKAQGQLAHRMRWLTPSEGTLAQISARLKGLFDAEVRLSLESVQVRPMEELRRFLGDPTFLAVLAPGALQGRAVLEVELALAHTAVDLLLGGAGETVGLRPLTDIEEGVMGYVVLESLRVLVPALQAGVPRPRLDGVARGVDEVSARLGDEAPMLTVHLNANLGPHVGMVRLVVPSAVLAAAEPAVASVQRNALKKADMAAHAGRLSAVRSWLRAEIGTAELTTHDLASLRVKDVVLVDVLSARPDRGEPGTAQLRVGTGRAGRAEAEVFVDEDGHYKARIVDIIPGESGNPRSATEEGGGRDEEEDFTNPELDVPPELEGAPLDDVNKPDGSDLLGDLPLQIAVELARIPVTAEQVVGMRAGQVIELGRGPGEPVELSINGKVVARGELVEMEGQLGVRVTNLAG; encoded by the coding sequence ATGAGCGTGGAGCCGGACGACGAAGGTCCCGGCATGCACGAGCGGACGATGCTGGTGGACCTCCGCCAGCTCAAGCCGCTGCGGGCCCCTCCTGTCGAGCAGCCCCCCGAAGAGCCCGTCGCGGCCCCGGAACCCGCCGCGGAGGACCCGGACACCCTCGACCAGGTGGCGCGAAGCTGGGCGCCGTTCACCTTCAAGGGCCTGGAGAAGGTGTCCAAGGCCCAGGGGCAGTTGGCGCATCGGATGCGCTGGCTGACGCCCTCGGAGGGGACGCTCGCCCAGATATCCGCGCGCCTGAAGGGGCTCTTCGACGCCGAGGTGCGGCTGTCGCTGGAGTCGGTGCAGGTGCGGCCCATGGAGGAGCTGCGCCGCTTCCTCGGAGACCCGACGTTCCTCGCGGTGCTGGCGCCCGGCGCGCTCCAGGGGCGCGCGGTGCTGGAAGTGGAGCTGGCCCTGGCCCACACGGCCGTGGACCTGCTCCTGGGCGGCGCGGGCGAGACGGTGGGCCTGCGGCCGCTGACGGACATCGAAGAAGGGGTGATGGGGTACGTCGTCCTGGAGTCGCTGAGGGTGCTGGTGCCCGCGCTTCAGGCGGGGGTGCCTCGGCCCAGGCTGGACGGCGTCGCGCGGGGCGTGGACGAGGTGTCCGCGCGCCTGGGCGACGAGGCCCCCATGCTGACGGTGCACCTGAACGCCAACCTGGGGCCGCATGTCGGCATGGTCCGGCTGGTGGTGCCCTCGGCGGTGCTGGCGGCGGCGGAGCCGGCGGTGGCGAGCGTCCAGCGCAACGCGCTCAAGAAGGCGGACATGGCGGCGCACGCGGGCCGGCTGTCCGCGGTGCGAAGCTGGCTGCGGGCGGAGATTGGCACCGCGGAGCTGACCACCCACGACCTGGCGAGCCTGCGCGTCAAGGACGTCGTCCTGGTGGACGTGCTGTCGGCGCGGCCGGACCGGGGCGAGCCGGGCACGGCGCAGCTTCGCGTGGGCACCGGACGCGCCGGGCGCGCCGAGGCCGAGGTATTCGTCGACGAGGACGGGCACTACAAGGCCCGCATCGTCGACATCATCCCCGGGGAGTCGGGGAACCCGCGCTCGGCCACCGAGGAGGGTGGGGGACGGGATGAGGAAGAGGACTTCACCAATCCGGAGCTGGACGTTCCTCCGGAGCTCGAAGGGGCGCCCTTGGACGACGTGAACAAGCCGGATGGAAGCGACCTGCTGGGCGACTTGCCGCTGCAGATCGCCGTGGAGCTCGCGCGCATCCCCGTCACCGCCGAGCAGGTGGTGGGCATGCGGGCCGGCCAGGTCATCGAGCTGGGCCGGGGGCCCGGCGAGCCGGTGGAGCTCTCCATCAACGGCAAGGTGGTGGCCCGGGGTGAGCTGGTGGAGATGGAAGGCCAGCTGGGCGTCCGCGTCACGAACCTGGCGGGCTGA